A part of Palaemon carinicauda isolate YSFRI2023 chromosome 8, ASM3689809v2, whole genome shotgun sequence genomic DNA contains:
- the LOC137645219 gene encoding craniofacial development protein 2-like — protein MDGTKGLGTPSPVLYTPVRHRRRGDGGKVTAPCTLGLECLNVHRCSTIESNRCEIRSMFRIWRTDILALFETKIKGKEEVASRVSGIERGRAREGVALSLMKWITGKVVEWKEISSRLMWVWVTLCRECWALFSAYGPGCGKSEGERNEFWNELTRCVEGLGRWNYVVFMGYLNARVVTGEVEGIIGKYGVPGENESGERLVDM, from the coding sequence ATGGATGGgacgaaggggctgggaaccccttctcctgtattatatactcctgtgagacatcgaagacGTGGAGATGGGGGgaaagtgactgctccctgcactctaggtttggagtgtttgaatgtgcatagatgtagtacgatagagagtaatagatgtgagattagaagtatgtttaggatTTGGAGGACGGATATTTTGGCTTTatttgagacaaagataaaagggaaagaagAAGTGGCTAGTAGAGTGTCaggaattgaaaggggaagagcaagagagggtgtggctttatcaCTGATGAAATGgataacaggtaaagtagtggaatggaaggagatatcatcgaGGTTAATGTGGGTATGGGTTACGTtgtgtagggaatgttgggctttatttagtgcgtatgggccaggttgtgggaaaagtgaaggagagcggaatgagttctggaatgaattaactaggtgtgtagaaggactgggcagatggaattatgtagttttcatggggTACCTAAATGCTAGAGTGgtcactggagaggtagaaggtataattgggaagtatggcgtaccaggtgaaaacgaGAGTggggagagactggtagatatgtga